Part of the Halodesulfurarchaeum formicicum genome is shown below.
GATCTGGGTGCTCGTCCCGATCGTGCTGTTCGTCGCGCCACTGGTTTTCGGCCGGTAGTCGGGAACACTCTTCCCCACGGCGGGCCTGGTTGGCGTATGCCCACGGTCCACGAACTGCGAAACGAGATCCGAGTCGCCGTCGGCCGACACGAGCGGATCGAATCGACGGGATTCACCAAAGAAGCGCTCGCGGCCATCTGTGCGGCCGTCGGAGCGCCGGTCGACACGAGCCGACTCCCGCCGAAAGCCGAGATGCGGAATCGAATCGCCAACGCACTCGAACTGGAGGCGGATTCGTTCGATCGGTCCTTCAGGAAGGCCGAACTGGAGGCGATCGCAAGCGTCGTGCGCGAGTGAGCGGGACACACCGACTGGCGATCGCCCCGTGACTACAGCGTATGCGGAACTGACGTTTCACGGACTCGACATCGGGCTGGTCGAGCCCGGCGACGATCTGATCGAGCGGCTCCTCGAAACCACGGCCAGGAGTGGTTCTAGACCGGCTCGCCGAAGGCGTAGAAGGTGTTGTGATCCGTGATCGTGACCTCGAAGCGCTCGCCGAGTGAGCGGTCCCCGGTCAGTTCGCCCGGGACGACGATCCGGTGGTAGGCGTCGTCGTAGGCCTGGATCGAGTCCCCCGTGCCTGGTTCGACGGCCATGACCTCACGTCGGGTGCCCAGCAGGTCTTCGTGGACCGCCCCGACGATCTCCGCCTTGCGTGCCGAGAGGTCCTTCGAGCGCTCCTTCTTGACCGTGCCGCCGAGCCCCTTCATGTCAGCCGCGTCGGTCCCCGGGCGCTTCGAGAAGCGGGTGACGTTGATGGTCTCGGGTTCGACAGTTTCCAGGAGATGCACGCTCTCTTGGTGGTCGGCCTCGGTCTCCGTGGGAAAGCCGACGACGAAATCCGTCGCCAGCGTCCACTCATCGAGAGTCCGATCGAGGGTGTTGACGATCTCGCGGAACTCCGCGACTGAGTGCTGACGACGCATTGCGTCGAGGACGGAATCAGAGCCCGACTGGACCGGCAGGTGGAGGAAGTTGTAGAGTTTGGGGCACTCCGCGAGGAGGGTGGCGATCTCCTCCCGGATCGGGTAGATCCCCCAGGGGTTTGCCATCCCGATCCGGACCCGGAAGTCCCCGTCGAGATCACAGAGCCCCCGGAGCAACTCCGGGAGCCATCGCTCGCCCTGATCGAGGCCGTAGACGCCCGTGTCCTGGCCGGTGATCCGGATCTCGCGGGCCCCCGCGTCGAGCAGTTCGCGGGCCCGGTCGAGGTTCCGCTCGACCGGCGGCGAGTCGATGCGCCCGGTCGCGGCCTTGGTGATGCAGTACGAACAGTCGCTCATGCAGCCACGAGCGAGGGGCAGAATGCCGATCACGCCATCCAGAATCGGTTCAGTGTCGGGCGTGACAGTCGGACACTCCCCGTTGCCGACGGCCTGGGGTACCTCGTCCCAGCCCAGCACCTGGGCGTCCACGCCGGCCTCTTCGAAGGCCGTCTCCTGGGCCAGTGCCATACAGCCCGTGACGATGAGATCCGTTCCAGAATCGAGTTCGGCGGCCCGGCGGAGCATGTTGTTCTCCGTGGTCTCGATCACGGTACAGGTGTTGAGGATCACCACATCGGCGGCCTCGGGTGACTCGACCGGCCGGTGCCCGCCGTCACGGAGCCGCCGCTCGATGTGGCGGCTCTCGCCCCGGTTGGCCGTACACCCGTAGGTCTCGATGTAGTACCGGGCCATCGACTCAGGGTTGTCCCGAACCCGGAAAAGCGTCGCGCTTGGGGCCGATTGGACGGCTACTCGGGCGCGCCCGACAGAATCTCGACCCCCGAACTCGCCCCGATGCGCTCGGCCCCGGCCTCGAGCATCGCCATCGCCGCCTCGTAGCTCCCGATGCCGCCGCTCGCTTTAACCGGTCGGTACTCGGCCAGGAGTTCGACGTCTTCGACCGTGGCCCCGCCATCCGCAAAGCCGGTCGCGGTCTTCAGGAAGTCCACGTCGGCAGCCACGGCGGCCTCGCCGGCGGCGTGTTTCTCCGCTTCGGAGAGCAGCGGCGCCTCGACGATGACTTTGACCGGGACGGCCACCGCCTCGACGATCGCAGCCAGTTCAGCCGTGACGGCCTGGGTCTCGCCCGCCTGGAGCCGCCCGACGTTGAGGACCACGTCGAGTTCGTCAGCGCCCGCCTCGACGGCTCGGACTGCCTCCTCGCGTTTGATCGCCGGGTCGTGCTGGCCGTGTGGGAAGCCGATCACGGTGGCGATGGTCGTCTCCGCTTCGGCCAGGTCGCGGGCTTCGGCCACGTAACACGGCGGAATACAGACGTTCATGCCCCACGCTTCGGCTTCCTCGATTACCTGGCGCACGTCGGCTTTAGTCGTCTCCGGGCCGAGAACCGTATGATCGATGTGTCCCGCGAGTTCGTCCTGGTTCATACTCGCCCGGACGGGCGGGACTGCCAAAAAGAGCTCACTCGACCATTCCGGGGGCCCGACCGAGTGCCGTCGCGAGTTCCTCGGCGAGGGCGCCCTGCAGGTGCGCCCGGTAGGCTGGCCGGGAGACGAGCCCGCGGCTTCGGTCGCTCACGGTCACCTCGCCGTGAACGACGTACGGATCGGCGTTCGTGACAACCAGTGATGAGCCCTCGGTCGCCAGGCCGGTCGCGAGGCTCACGTTCCCCGACCCGACGAAGGCAAAGCTGGCGGTCACACGACCGCTGGGCGCAACTGGGTTGTACTGGACCGAGCGCTCGCGAAGGTCGACGACCAGAATCGAGCCGTTCCAGTCAGCAGTCGGCTCGGGGGCCTGCTCGATCGACTGGAACGTGGACGAGAGTTCGGTAGCGAGGTCACCACGCAGCATCGAGGCGTGTGGGTCCTCGCCCAGGACGACGAGCTGAACCGGGCGCTCGACCGGCGCGGCCGCGTCCCCGAGCTGGCTCGTCCCGACCGAGGCGTTCGCCGTCGTCTCTGACTCCAGCACCTGGAAGTCCGCGAACGCAAAGAGGGCTCCCACCAGGGCGAGGAGCAGAACCGCGACGAGGAGGATACGACGGGCGTCCATACCTTACGTACTTGACACGCCATCCTGTAGTTACCGGTGGATCGGGGGCGATTTTTTGGCCCGTGCCCGCCAATGGCACCTATGCCCATCGAGGAGGTCGAGGAGACCGCCGAGGCCATCGAGACCATGGAGATCCGTGGGGCAGCCACCATCGCCGGGGCGGCCGCAGCGGCCCTGGAGAGTCAGGCCGCGGCGAGCGAGGCCACCGACCCCGAGGCTTTCGAGGCCGAGCTCCGGGCGGCCGCCCGGACCCTCTATCAGACCCGGCCGACGGCGGTGAGCCTACCGAACGCGCTGCGATTCGTCCTCCAGGACCTCGAGGGGGCGACCGTCGAGGAGCTTCGGGAGACCGTCCTGACCCGGACCCGGAAGTTCCGTGCGGATCTGGAACACGCCCAGGAGCGACTGGGCCGGATCGGCGCGAACCGGCTGCGGGACGGTGACGTCATCATGACCCACTGTCACTCCACCGACGCGTTGGCGACGGTGGAGCACGCCGTCGACGCCGGGAAAGACATCGAGGCCATCGTGAAGGAGACACGCCCACGAAACCAGGGGCACATCACGGCCCAGCGGCTCCGCGAACTCGGCGTCCCGGTGACGTTGATCGTCGACAGCGCCGCCCATCGGTATCTCAACGACGTCGATCACGTCCTCGTCGGAGCCGACAGCATCGCCGCGGATGGCTCGGTGATCAACAAGATCGGCACCAGCGGGCTGGCGGTCAACGCCCGTGATCGGGGCACGCCTATCGTGGTCGCAGCCCAGACGATCAAGCTCCATCCCGGCACGCTCACGGGCCATACAGTCGAGATCGAGATGCGTGCGGAAAGCGAGGTCATCTCCAAGGCGGACCGCGAGAAAATCGGGGAGATCACCGTAAAGAACCCGGCCTTCGACGTCACGCCGCCCCGGCACGTCGACGCGATCATCACCGAACGGGGCCAGTACCCACCCGAAAGCATCGTCTCGCTCATGCGGGAACTCTACGGTGACGTGGACGAGGAGCCCTGGGCGGAGCCGAACTGAGACCCCGACCGGCCAAGGACAACGCTTTCGGCCCCGGGCGGGCGAGTGAGGGTATGTTGCTACCGACCGGGTCGACGCTGCCGCCGCTCCCCTATCTGGTGGGGCTGGCGGCCGCGTTGCTGGTGGTGAGTGCCTGGTTGTACCGCCGGGACGTGGCACTGCAGACCCGCACCGTGCTGGCGCTCGCGCCGTGGATGGTACTGGGGTCGGCCCTGTACGTCTGCTATCAGATCGGAGCCGCCCCGGCCGCGCTCGCGCCGCTTTGCAGTTCGCCCACGGTCTATGCCTCGACGGCGGTGCTCGCCGGCCTGGTCTGGGCGCTCGCGAGTCGGTTCGAGGCCACCGACCGCTGGCTGGCCGGCACCGGTGTGGTCCTCTCGCTTTTCCCCATCGGCGTTGCCATCGCCGTCGCGCTGGACGCTGAGTCGTTCAGCCCCGGGTGGTCGATCCTCGGCGCGGTGCTCGCCGGCCTGCTGGCGCTTCTCATCTGGTATGTGCTGGGTCAGTACCAGCCGGAAACGACAGCCATTCTCGGCCCAGCCGGTGGGGTGGCAGTCTTCGCGCACGTCCTGGACGGCATTTCCACGACGATCGGAATCGACGTGTTACAGTTCGGCGAGCAGACCCCCCTCTCGGCGGCGCTCATCGAACTCGGGGCCGCGCTCCCGACCGCGCCCTACATCGGCACTGGCTGGGTGTTCGCCCTGGTGAAGATCGCGCTGGGCGTGGCCGTCGTCTGGTTCATTGCCGATCTGGTCCGGGACGACCCGCCGCTGGGGAACGGGCTACTCCTGGTGATTACGGCCGTGGGACTGGGGCCCGCAACACACAACCTCATTCTCTTCGCCGTCGCCGGGCCCGCCGGGGTTTAACACCCAGCGGGGCCCAGTGACAGCTATGGGTCGGATCATCGCCGCCGGGCACCTCAACTGGGATGTCACCCTGCGAGTGACGGCCCTCCCGGACCCTGATGGAGAGGCCCAGATCACCGAGCAGCACCGGGCCGGGGGCGGCAGCGCGGCCAACGTCGCCAGCGCGCTCGCCGGCTTCGGCCTGGCGGCCGGCCTGATCGGGAGTGTTGGCACCGACCAACACGGCCGGATGGCGACCCGCGAACTCAGAACCCAGGGGGTAGACACCGACAGCGTCGTCACTGTCGAGGGCGAGACGACGGTCAAGTACATCGTCGTGGACGAGGCCGGCGAGGTCATGGTCCTGGCAAACGACGGCGTAAACGAGGCCATCGGACCCGAGGCCGTCGAGCCGGCGATGGTCGAGGGGGCCGATCACGTCCATCTCACCGGCCAGCGACCGGATACAGCGGCGGCGCTCATCGAAGTCGCGAACGCGGCCGGGCTCACGGTAAGCTTCGATCCCGGCCGGCGGATCGAGCAACGGGCCTTCGAGCCACTCCTGGACCAGGTGGACGTCCTCCTCCTCAACGAGCGGGAGGCAACCGCCGTGTTTCCCGCCGCGTCCGGGCCCCCGATCGAGCGGGCGGCCAGCCCCGACCGGGTCATCGTCGTCAAGCGTGGCGCGGACGGCGCGAGTGTGTACACGGGAGACGAGACCCACCATCACCCGGGGTTCGCCGTCGAGGCCGTGGACACCACCGGAGCGGGGGACGCCTTCGCGGCGGGATTCCTGGCGGCCACGGTCGGCGGGGAGTCCTTCGGGCGGCCAGGAAGCGGCGCCGAACCCGATTACGAGCGGGCGCTCGCGGTCGCGAACGGAAGCGGCGCGCTCACGGTTCAGGCGGCGGGGGCCCGGTCGGCACCCAGTCGGGTTGCACTCGCGGCCTTCCTCGCCGAACGGACCGTCTAACTCACACCAGCGGGCTTTTCGACCCGCCGCGGTATGGAACGGTATGGGCAACCAGCCACACATCCAGGTCGCTGCCGGGGAGGTAAACGAGATCGCGCTGCTCCCGGGTGATCCGGGCCGCGTCGATCGCATCGCCGCCCAGTGTACCGACGCGACGACCGTGGCCCAAAATCGGGAGTACAAGGTCGTCAACGCCACCTACGAGGGCGTCGACCTGACCATCGTCTCGACCGGAATCGGCTCGCCCTCCGCGGCCATCGCCGTCGAGGAACTCGAACGCGTGGGCGTCGAGACGGTGATCCGGGTCGGCACCACCGGGGCCCTCCAGGCCGACATGGAGATCGGCGACATGGTCGTCGCGACCGGGGCCACCAAGGACGAAGGGACCTCGAAGCGCTACGAGAGCGTGGCGAACCCCGCCGTCCCGGATTATGACGTGGTCTCGGCGCTGGTCGAGGCCGCCGAGGCAAACGACGAGGCCGTCCACGTCGGCCCGATCGCGACCGACGACGCCTTTTACGCCGAAACCGACGCCGTCGTCGCCGACTGGGAGGCCGCCGGCCTCCTGGCCGTCGAGATGGAGGCCGCGGCGATCTTCACGCTCGCCCGGCGCAAGGGGATGGACGCCGGCGCGATCTGTACCGTCGACGGCAATCTCGTCTCCGGGAGCCAGAAGGGCGAGGGCGAGGAAGAACTCCCGCCAAAAGCAAAGGACAACGTCGAGCGAGCCATCGGTCTGGCACTGTCCGCGGCGACGTCCCTGGCCGACTGAAAGGCTCTTTGCCGGCCGGCCCGAACGCCGGATATGGAGTGGAAGCTCTTTGCCGACCTCGCCGAGACGGCCGGCGAGAAGCGGGTCGCCGTCGATCCGGCCCCCGAACCGACCGTCGAGGACGCCCTGGAGGCGCTCTTCGAGTCCCATCCGGCGCTCCGGGACCGCGTGCTGGCCGACGGCGAGGTGGCCGATCACGTCAACCTGTTGCTGAACGGCGAGTCCGTGACCGACCGCGAGTCGGGACTGGGGACCCAGGTCGAGTCGGGGGACGAACTCGCGCTGTTCCCGCCGGTCAGCGGCGGGTAGGTCGCCCGGTCAGATCGACCCGAACCACGAAATCGGGATTATCGGCCAGTTCGATCCGGTGCGCCGCGGCGTCCCCGACCACGCGAGGCGTCTCGGGGAGCAATACACGAACCCGGTCAGCACCGACCATCGCTGCATCACGCGAGATCGCAGCCAGGAGATCCCCAGCCGCAGGCAGGTCCTCCCAGGCCGCGAGGCCGTACTCCGCCCAGGTCGCTGATTGATCACCCGCCTCACGCTCGATGACACGGGCCCGGTAGGTCGCGGCGACGACCCCGTCCCGGTCGATCGAAAGCACCGATTCGGTCTCCCCAGCCCACTGAAAGTCGCCCAGGGTCACCTCCGAGAGCGCCCACGGGACCTCGCTGTCCAGCCCCAGGCCATCAAGCGTGTCCCGCTCCCGGGCGTGTTGCCAATAGGTCCAGGCCGCCTTCGGGTCCCGACGCACCGTCCCATCGACCTCGGCCTCGGGGTCGGGTTCCGGGTGGCCCCACCGGAACTCTACGCCCGAATCGAAGCCCGCGGCCCGGGTGAGCCCCAGGCCCATCACGTTCCAGGAGAACACCATCGCCCGCCCGACGGTCGCACCGGCCTCACGCGCCCACTCGAAAGCCCGGTCGGTCAGGGCCTCGCCGACGCCGGAGCCACGATGGGCCGGATCGACGCGCAGCCCCTGAAACCAGGCCTCGTGACCGGAGAGCAGGACCGCGCGAATCAGGCCGATCGGCGTGCCATCCGCTTCGGCGACGAAGGTCTGCTGGTCCGGCCCCGTCTGGGTGGCCCACTTCGGGAAAATGTGGTTGATGTAATCCCCGCCCTCGTACTGCTCCCAGGTGTCCTGGGTGAACGCCGCGATGGCGTCCTGGTCCGTCTCGCGGGCGGGGCGAATCCTCATGTCCAGGGGACCGATCGGTCGGTCAGTTCGCCCGCAAGCGAGGTCTGCATCGCACTTTCCACGTCGGCCCGGTTCGCGAGGACCCACATGAGCTTCACGAGGGCCGTTCCCGGGAGCATGTCCTCGCCCTCGATGACCCCCGCCTCCAGGAGGTCCCGACCGGTGTCGTACACCCGGTCACAGACCCGGCCTTCGAGACACTGACTGGTCATGACGACGGTCGTCCCCCGGTCGGTCAGTTCCTCGATCTGCTCGATCATGTCGGTGTGGACGTGGCCCAGCCCGGTACCCTCGATCACCACGCCCTCCTTCTCGCGGACCATGGACAGGCAGGTCTGATCCATTCCCGGGGTGAACTTCACGAGTTCGACCTCGGTCTCCAGCCCGCTTGTGACCGAGAGGTCCTGTTCGCCACGCTCGCGATACGCGCCGTCGAAGGTCACCGCGCCGGTCTCGTAGTCCACGTGTCCCAGTGGCTCGCCACCCACCGTCTCGAAGGCGTTCCGCCGGGAGGTGTGATTCTTCCGGGCGCGGGTCCCCCGATGCAGCGCGACCCGGTCGTCCGACTCGGTGGCGTGCATCGCGATCATGACCTCCGCGGCGTCTGCCTTGGCCGCCCGAACCGCCCCGACGACGTTGACCACGTTGTCAGAGGAGGGCCGGTCGGCCGAGCGCTGGCTCCCCGTGAAGACGATCGGCACGGGACTGTCGAGCATGAAGGAGATCGCGCTGGCCGTGTACTGCATGGTGTCCGTGCCGTGCATCACGACGATGCCGTCGGCCCCGGCCTCGATTTCGGCCTCGATTACGGCCGCCAGGTCCTGCCAGACCGCCGGCGTCATGTTCTCCGAGAGGATGTTGCGCACGACCCGGCCGCGGTAGTTCGCCATGCCCGCCAGTTCGGGGACGGCCCGGAGCACGTCCTCGGCGTCGAACTGCGCGGTGACCGCCCCGGTCCGATAGTCGACCGTCGAGGCGATGGTCCCGCCGGTGGTCAAAAGCGAGATTGTCGGCAAGTCGTCGTCGAACTCGACAGTGGAGGTCTCCTCGGTATCCGACTCGGCGACATCATAGACGTCTGCTTCGAGGACCTCGACTGTGGCTGCCGCCCGATCCACACCGACGTTGTACCCGCTTTCGAGCTTGACGACGAGATGTGTCCCCGTCGAGGAGGGCATCACGATACCCTCGTGTTCCTGTCCGGCCCGCTCGACGCGGACGCGATCCCCTGGGTTCATGAACGGGCGTAATCGGGCTCGACTCTTGAAAGCACCTACTCCCGGTCGCGGCGGATCCGCCACTTCCGACCCACCTGCTCGACGACGCCCTCCCCTACGAGCCGTGAAAGTACCGTCTCGACCAGTTGTTCGGGGATCTCGACCTCACGGGCCAGGGCGGCCGTGGAACGGGTCCCCCCGGCCAGCGCGCCGAGGACTTCCGCGTTCAGATGGCCACCGTTCTCCCCGTCGATCGTCCGGGAGAGTTCGGCCTGCACCTCCGTGAGTCGGCCCTGAACCCACCGCTGGGCCATCGAGAGTTCCCGTTCGAGTGCCCGCAGGTCATCCAGGCTCGCGGCCAGATCGCCCACGTCCGTGGCTTCGTCGAACTCGGTCGTAACCTGAAGGTGCGAACACCGGCCCAGGTCCAGATCCGCGCTGGCCGGATACGCGCTTTTGGCCCCGAAATCGTAGGGCGAGACCTGGACCTCAAGGCGGAGGTTCTGGGCGATGTGGAAGTACTTCCGCCGCCGGTCATCGACGTGGCTCTCGACCAGACCGGCCTCGTCCAGGCGGCGCAGATGGTCGATAACTGCTTTCGGACTCACGTCGAGATAATCGCTGATCTCCGTGACGTAACTGGGCTTGCGAGCGAGGAGCCGCAGGATCCGCCGGCGGTTCTCGTTGCCAAGCAGATCGAGGAGCGCCCCGGAGTCCATATACCCGATTTCGGGGATCGGCGGGGAAAAGCATGTCTGTGCCACCCGGCGACGGACTTATGGCCGAGTATGCCAGATTATAACACACATGTTCGCACCGTTCTCGAGCGGGTATTACCTCGGTCGGCTCTACGTGGAGCCGGCACCGGGCACGGAGGCCGTCCTGCACGAAGCCCAGCACGAGAGCGTCAATCGGGAGCTCTACGCCACGGGGGACGGGGTCGAGCGACTCGACCACCCGCTGATCATGAAACTCGAGAACAACCACTTCGCCGTGCATCCGGACCGGACGATTCCGGAAGGGGCCCTCGCCGTGCCCGAGTCCATCCTCGAATCGACGACCGTCGAGCACCCGCCGGAGCTCCGTGAAGTGCTGCTCGCGAAGGCCGACCACGCCAGGCGGTTGGTCGACTTCGGGGCGGTCTGAGAGCCGCGGCGGGTTTGAATTCGAGAGGACGTAAAGCGGCGAGAGACTGCCCGAGCCCCAGGTACTTCCTCGGGCAGCCCCTCATCTCTGTCATGGATACCCCCGAGACACCACCGGAAGAGCGCACCGAAGCCGAGTGGCGCGAGGTCCTGACCGACGCCGAGTACCAGATCCTCCGGGAACAGGGCACCGAACCGAAGTTCAGCGGCGACCTGCTCGATGTCGACGAGCCAGGGGTCTTCCGGTGTGCCGGGTGTGACACCGTGCTCTTCGAGAGCGAGCACAAGTTCGACTCGAACTCCGGATGGCCGAGTTTCTACGACGTGGCCGCCGCGGGCAACATCGAGACAGCGGTTGACACCAGCCACGGCATGGAGCGAATCGAAGTCCGCTGTGGGACCTGTGGCGGGCATCTGGGCCACGTTTTCGATGACGGGCCGGAACCGACCGGGAAACGGTACTGCATCAACTCGGTGGCACTCGAATTCGACCCGGACGAAATCGGCGAGACCGATCCCTGAGAGGCCTCTGACCCGCTTGAGCGAGCGGATTTGGGTTTCCGGTGCCTCGGGAACCGCCGATCGCGTGTCGAAAAGTGGAAACTATTATACCTCTTGCCCATAGACTGGCGAAATACCTGGTATGGCAGGCGCTATACCGGGTATGGGGCGTGGCCTTCCTCTCCCCTCAACCCCTGGCTACCCCCCATTTTCGAGCGAAACGAACCAGCTAGCTACGGCTCCGGCGAACCGCCACGGGCCGCAATCAGATCGCGGAACTCCGTCGCGTCCTCGACTTCCTCGGCTTCGTCCCGCTCGATAATCGCGGTGCCCTCGATCGATTCGGACTCCGCCTCGTCGACGAAGTAGACCGACCGGGTGTGGATGACCTGTCGTAGCGAGCCCATGATCCGGGCGCGTTTGACCGCCGCGTCGGTGAACGCCGAGTGGCCGGTCAGCACCGGGGCCGTGCCATCCCGGTCCTCGCTCACGGCCTTGAACGGGGCGCGAACGGTGGGATGGACGTCGAACCCGACCCGGGTGAGCATCGCGACGATGGGGCGGTCCGCCGGGTCCACGTCCGGGTCCTCCGGGGTGGGTTCCGCATCGCGGATGTCCTCGGCGCCGTCGAGCACGGAGACGGGGCTGGTGAGCTCCTGCTCGAAGAGCTCCTCCAGCTGGGCGGCGACCTCCACGCTCGCGTTCATGCCGTCCTCGTACTTCGAGACCGTCCGTCGAGAGACGCCCAGTTCGGTCGCCAGCCGTCCCAGACTCCAGCCACGCTCCTCGCGCTTGTCCGCCAGAATGTCCCCGTCGATGTTCACGTAGAGCCCGCCCGGGGCAGCGTAGATCAGCGGCGGCACCCCGTGCACGAACAGGTCCATCGCGGTGTCGGGATTGAGCACCGGCACGCCGTGTCTGAAGTAGACAACCCCGGGATCGAGGTCCTCGTCGCGGGTGCGCAGGCCGATGACCATCGGGGTTCCACGGAGGTACGTGCCCAGACGGCGCATCTCCCGACCGGTCGGTCCATCAAAGGCGTCGATGTTCCCCAGGATCTTCACCAGGAGGAGGTCCTCGTCGCGTCTCGCAGCCAGGTCGAAGCTCTTCGGGCGCGTCGAGCACCGGTCGCTCACCGTGAACCCCGCGTCGGATAGCATCGCGGTGATGTTGTCGATGAGCGCCGATCGAGTCATTACGGACAGATAGGGAACTCGTCCCCTAAATGCGTTGCGGGCCCAGCACCGCCGGACGCGGGCGATTTCGGGGGGTGGACCACAAACAAGCAAGTCGCGGATCGCTTAAGCCGATCGACCCCCAAGCGCCGGGCGTGACGGTCCTCGGACTCGACGACACCGACTCCCGCGAACGGGGGATGTGTACGACCTACGTCGCCACGCGGGTCGCCGAGCGGCTTCGCCGGGCCGGGGCCAGGATCGATCGGCTGCGGCTGGTCCGGCTCAACCCGGCGGTCGAGTACAAGACCCGGGGGAACGCCGCGCTGGCCATCCACACCGACGCGGCTCCCGACCTCGCGCTGGCGACGGCCCGCGAGGTCATCGACGGACTCGCGGAACTCGACGACGAGCGCACACACCCGGGGGTCGTCGCCGCCGAGGGACCCATCGAGCAGGCGGTCCAGCAGTTCGGTCGTCGGGCCATCCGCGAGCTGCTCGATCGGGAGACGGCCATCGACCGTATCGAGGCCGCGGGATACAGTCATGCCGGCTGGAAGCAAGCCCGGGGCACGATCGGTGCGCTGGCCGCGATCGGTGTCAGTGCCGCCTTCGAGGACTGGACCTACGAGTACATCGCCTACCGCGAGCCCGAGCGCTGGGGAACCGAGCGGTCGATCGAGATCGACTCGGTCTTCGACGCGGCCGATCAGTTCTACCCGACCGCCTGGGACACCGTCGACCGGGGTGAGGGTGAGCCAGTCTGTGTGCCCAACGCGCCGGGACCGATCCTGTACGGCATCCGCGGGGACGAACCCAACGCGGTCGCCGCCCTCGCAGCCGGGATCGAGAGCGAGCCGGTCCACACACAGACCCTCTTCGAGACGAACCAGGGGACCGACAGCCACCTCCGGGACGCCGCGATCGAGGACATCCAGGACGGCCGGGCCTACCGCGTGACTGGCCGGGTCATCGAGACACCCGA
Proteins encoded:
- a CDS encoding ArsR family transcriptional regulator; translated protein: MDSGALLDLLGNENRRRILRLLARKPSYVTEISDYLDVSPKAVIDHLRRLDEAGLVESHVDDRRRKYFHIAQNLRLEVQVSPYDFGAKSAYPASADLDLGRCSHLQVTTEFDEATDVGDLAASLDDLRALERELSMAQRWVQGRLTEVQAELSRTIDGENGGHLNAEVLGALAGGTRSTAALAREVEIPEQLVETVLSRLVGEGVVEQVGRKWRIRRDRE
- a CDS encoding DUF5802 family protein encodes the protein MFAPFSSGYYLGRLYVEPAPGTEAVLHEAQHESVNRELYATGDGVERLDHPLIMKLENNHFAVHPDRTIPEGALAVPESILESTTVEHPPELREVLLAKADHARRLVDFGAV
- the msrB gene encoding peptide-methionine (R)-S-oxide reductase MsrB; this encodes MDTPETPPEERTEAEWREVLTDAEYQILREQGTEPKFSGDLLDVDEPGVFRCAGCDTVLFESEHKFDSNSGWPSFYDVAAAGNIETAVDTSHGMERIEVRCGTCGGHLGHVFDDGPEPTGKRYCINSVALEFDPDEIGETDP
- a CDS encoding transcriptional regulator, with product MTRSALIDNITAMLSDAGFTVSDRCSTRPKSFDLAARRDEDLLLVKILGNIDAFDGPTGREMRRLGTYLRGTPMVIGLRTRDEDLDPGVVYFRHGVPVLNPDTAMDLFVHGVPPLIYAAPGGLYVNIDGDILADKREERGWSLGRLATELGVSRRTVSKYEDGMNASVEVAAQLEELFEQELTSPVSVLDGAEDIRDAEPTPEDPDVDPADRPIVAMLTRVGFDVHPTVRAPFKAVSEDRDGTAPVLTGHSAFTDAAVKRARIMGSLRQVIHTRSVYFVDEAESESIEGTAIIERDEAEEVEDATEFRDLIAARGGSPEP
- a CDS encoding tRNA(Ile)(2)-agmatinylcytidine synthase; translated protein: MTVLGLDDTDSRERGMCTTYVATRVAERLRRAGARIDRLRLVRLNPAVEYKTRGNAALAIHTDAAPDLALATAREVIDGLAELDDERTHPGVVAAEGPIEQAVQQFGRRAIRELLDRETAIDRIEAAGYSHAGWKQARGTIGALAAIGVSAAFEDWTYEYIAYREPERWGTERSIEIDSVFDAADQFYPTAWDTVDRGEGEPVCVPNAPGPILYGIRGDEPNAVAALAAGIESEPVHTQTLFETNQGTDSHLRDAAIEDIQDGRAYRVTGRVIETPETRAGGHVFTAIADGSGRLSIVAFEPTKRFRDRVRALRVGDRITVAGEVTDGTLKLEKFAVRDLVRQRAVTPTCPDCGRRMESAGAGQGYRCRDCNTSTDSKELAPIERDLSRGWYEVPPCARRHIAKPLVRGGFDAPTHPEH